One Lycium barbarum isolate Lr01 chromosome 5, ASM1917538v2, whole genome shotgun sequence genomic window carries:
- the LOC132640967 gene encoding probable strigolactone esterase DAD2, giving the protein MVILHTLSTKMNATIVGSGKETIILAHGYGGDQSVWDKILPKLCECYQILLFDWSFSGSVKDHQSLFDTEKYSSYEAFADDLIGLVDEMKLDSSIFVGHSMSGIIGCIASIKRPHLFKRLILVASSPRFINLDDYEGGFEIGEMEEMFKNIEEKYEIWSSNFARIAVDPSDPPSVEKFEKSLKRMGVEVGLPLAKNVFMIDYRGILDKVITPCTIIQCKTDFAVPNSVATFMHNNIKGESTVEIINTRGHFPQLTAHEEFLDVIHRVLAS; this is encoded by the exons ATGGTGATATTGCATACGTTATCGACAAAAATGAATGCAACAATAGTAGGGTCAGGAAAAGAAACGATAATTCTGGCACATGGATATGGAGGAGACCAGTCTGTTTGGGACAAAATATTGCCCAAACTGTGTGAGTGTTACCAGATTCTGCTCTTTGACTGGAGCTTTTCTGGATCTGTAAAAGATCATCAAAGTCTTTTTGACACTGAGAAATACTCCTCCTATGAAGCTTTTGCTGATGACTTGATAGGTCTTGTAGATGAAATGAAGTTGGATTCCTCAATATTTGTGGGTCATTCCATGTCTGGAATCATTGGTTGCATTGCTTCTATCAAAAGACCTCACCTCTTCAAGAGGCTCATCCTTGTTGCATCTTCTCCAAG GTTCATTAACTTGGACGATTACGAAGGAGGTTTCGAAATAGGAGAGATGGAAGAGATGTTTAAAAACATTGAGGAGAAGTATGAGATTTGGAGTTCAAACTTTGCTCGTATAGCTGTGGATCCAAGTGATCCTCCTTCTGTTGAGAAATTTGAGAAATCATTGAAGAGAATGGGAGTTGAAGTTGGATTACCTTTGGCCAAAAATgtatttatgattgattatagAGGCATTCTTGACAAAGTTATCACCCCATGTACCATAATCCAATGCAAGACTGATTTTGCTGTTCCAAACTCAGTTGCTACTTTCATGCACAACAATATCAAGGGAGAATCAACGGTTGAGATCATCAATACTCGAGGCCATTTCCCTCAGCTCACTGCTCATGAAGAATTCCTTGATGTCATTCATAGAGTCTTAGCTTCTTAG